GTACTTTATCACTGCGAGAAAGTCCGCCAAATTGAAATACCGCAGGTAAACCAAATGACATTGAAACAATAGGATAACTAAAGTTTTTTTCATCCTTATCCTGATGTAACGACATCTTCGCGCCGATGGCATAACGGTTAATCAGGCAGACATTCGGTTGGAAATCAGAAAAACCACCTTGTTCCGCTGCTTCTACTGCCAGTTGATAGAGCAATGGCGCTACCGGTGGCCATGATTTACCCGTGAGTGGATCTTCGGCACTGTAACGATATCCCTGACGATCCGTTACCCAACCATAATCGCCACAGTTAGTCATGGCGACTGACATACCATAACCTCCGGGCGTAATCATATGGCGAAATGGTGAACATTCAACAACGGTGGATACCTGAGCTAATATCGCTTTTGCCTGCGGAAGAACAAAATGACGTAAAATCATCGCATCTGGCGCAAGCTCTTCCCGTACCACATCGGGTGGTTCAAGATGTTCAAACAAGTCAAATGTCATCACTATTGTTACTCAAAATAAGCCTACTCCGACGGTAGTTTATAATACCGCCGGACTGCCGACCATCATCAACGCCCTCTTTCATACCGCTAAAGGCTTCTTTCCCCGCAGCAATCACCCCAGAAACAGTCGTCTTGATACCGCCCTTCACAACTGAACTTTCTTCAGCCAGAACCGGCAAACTTATAAACAGAACTCATGCAAGTACGAGTTTTTTCATAAAACATCCATTGAGAATGATCATTCTTGTTCAAACGCTATAACTTTAGCATGCTGAAAAAGAATCTTTACTCGATCCCTGCGGCAAGAACCGCAGCGCAGAGAAATTCTCGGCAACCTTGTTGGGAATGATTTTTAATACTACTTTCTAGTCGGATAAGTTATCCAGCCCAACAATAAGAAAACGGATAGTTTGACCACGCGCGGAAAAGAAAAAGCCCTGATGGCGATCAGGGCGAAGCGAGCAATTTAACAGTATATCTAATCAAGTCATTCGGTGAGGATGCACTCAATCGATATATAATTTAATGCATAACGATTAACCACGTCAATAACAACTTCGAGGGGTCACCTTGGCTATAGCCACATTGACCGTGATCCCCAGACGGAAAAATCTGTATCAACTATTATGATTAGCGCGATAAAGTTCCCACGTATCAAGTTGTATGCCATCTTTAAAAGAACAGACTGAATAACTGCCCTTTGCATTTTGCCTTGGCTGAACTTTACCACCAACGCTAGTGCAATAAATATCTGCGGGGTTTCCCTTCCCACCAATGACAGAAGCATCCTGTGTTTTTGAACCAGAAGAACACCCTTGAATCAGTGCAACGACAAATAGCCCTGATACAATACACGCTACGTTTATCATTTTTCTCATCAACAGACCCCTATTCACTGATATTTATCAAGCTAACAAAATGCCAACTCAACCTGGCAGGACTGTAATAACTATAAATCACATAAGCGATTGCTGCTGGTTTATTATCAGCTTATATGAAATCGGGGGGACTATGGGGAAAGTGACAAATTTTAAACATAAAAAAACCCAGGTAATTATCCCAGGTTTTTATTAATAACTCATTATGCGTTAACCCATCAGGCTAATCTACATAATGAACTATTAGAAATGCTGATTAGCAAGCAACAACGTTAACCGCTGATGGGCCTTTAGCACCATTCTCGATAGAGAAAGATACTTCTTGACCTTCTTCTAAAGTTTTGAAGTTTGTACCCTGAATAGCTGAATAATGTACGAATACATCTTTGCTACCATCTTTAGGAGAGATAAAACCAAAACCTTTATCGCTGTTAAACCATTTTACTAAACCAGTCATTGTATTAGACATTGTGTATTCCTCTAACTCTTATTAAATTACCATAAATTATTTGATGGTCTGCTTGTCAGTTTTACTTATGGGAACTAATTAGAAGGAATTCTTGAAGAAGTGATATCAAAGATAACGCTAAATGGCGAACTGCTTTAAATTACTATACATAAATAGGTCTGTACTACAAACCGGTAATCATTAAGCCACACTTAGTTGGATAACACAATCGTTTCTTCCATTTATTTTCACTACGATGGTATTTATCATTGCAGAGGCCGCATTGATAAATGAGCAACTCCTTAATTACCTGATGCAAATCAGATGAAAAAATAAATAACACATTGAAATTAAAATAAAAAAATAGCTTATTCGCTTTTAAAATTTTTCCAACCGTCAGTAAACGTAATTTGCTTTAGCCTGTTTATATCTATCACAGAATTAAGAAGTGCTTAATAAAAAGAATTTATTATCACTATTATTAATTTGGTGATTGAACTGGCATATGCCATTGTGTTCGAAGCAAGTGGTCATCACATCACTGCTACTATTACAATAATCAAAAATTAGATACCTCGATGATTATCCCTGTCTACTAACAGGGATATTTTTTATCTAATGAAGAGCAAAAACATAACATTCAGCATCACCTCCCGCTTATAACACCGGCTGACAGCAAGTCATTCCAAGATAAAAGCATCAAAGATATTGCTACGCGTCATAGTCACCGATTAGCCAGCGCTAAAGGGCTGGTTCTTGATGAGTGATTAGTATTTTTTAACGTTTGCTAATGCAGGTATTGCTAACGAGTTAAATAGCTCGCCAACAATATGATATCCCTACCAAAACAAACACAAAAAATGACTTTGATTTTTATTTTTCATTTAAATCATTAAGTAATACATTTACACTGTAGCCATTCAGCGCTAATCAAAAAGCTAAAGCACCCTATAAACGTTGTTACTAAATTGAGGAAAACAGATGAAGAAAATTATGTCAGTGATATTGATACTATTGCTCACGGGCTGTTCTTCATATCAGGGAACAGGTGTCAGCAGTTCAGGGGGAGTTCTGGCGCAAGTATTGGT
Above is a window of Limnobaculum parvum DNA encoding:
- a CDS encoding putative hemolysin, whose protein sequence is MRKMINVACIVSGLFVVALIQGCSSGSKTQDASVIGGKGNPADIYCTSVGGKVQPRQNAKGSYSVCSFKDGIQLDTWELYRANHNS
- the alkB gene encoding DNA oxidative demethylase AlkB — protein: MTFDLFEHLEPPDVVREELAPDAMILRHFVLPQAKAILAQVSTVVECSPFRHMITPGGYGMSVAMTNCGDYGWVTDRQGYRYSAEDPLTGKSWPPVAPLLYQLAVEAAEQGGFSDFQPNVCLINRYAIGAKMSLHQDKDEKNFSYPIVSMSFGLPAVFQFGGLSRSDKVQKCLLTQGDVVVWGGASRLAYHGILPVKAGYHTDTGDCRINLTFRQVD
- the cspE gene encoding transcription antiterminator/RNA stability regulator CspE; its protein translation is MSNTMTGLVKWFNSDKGFGFISPKDGSKDVFVHYSAIQGTNFKTLEEGQEVSFSIENGAKGPSAVNVVAC